Part of the Halogeometricum rufum genome, ACCGGATGCTCGACGAGGACCCGACCGTCGAGAGCTACGAACTCGTCGACAGGACCGACGGAGCGGGCATCTACTACCTCGAACACACGCCCGAGACGAAACTCATCAGCAGCGTGGTGACGGAGGTGAACGGCTTCCTCGTCCACACGGAGACGAAGGGGAACGGGTGGCTGGTTCGGCTGTTGCTCCCCGACAAGGCGGCGCTGAACACCATCTGGGAGTACGCCAACGAGAACGATATCAGTCTCGATATCATCGAAATCTACAGCAACGACGACGCCGGGACGGAGACGTCCTACGGCCTGACGGACGAACAGGAGGCCGCGCTGGCGACGGCGTACGAACGGGGCTACTTCGGCGAACCGCGCGACATCTCGCTCAGCGAAGTGGCCCGGGAGATGGGGCTCTCCTCGACGGCGATGAGCGGCCGACTTCGACGCGGGATGCGAAACCTGGTCGCGGCGACCATCGTCGAACGCGAGACGGAAGACGAAGAGTGAGCGTCGGGTCCGAGAAACCGAGAGCGGCGTCGAGGGTCGCCGTCACTTCGACTCTTTCGTCCGGTACACCGGTCTGAGCGCGGTGCTGTCCTTGTCGTATCCGAGCCAGACGCTGAGAGCGACGGCGACGAGAACGAGGTACAGGGGAAAGACGATCACGAGCACGTACCCGAGGACGAACGGCGTCAACAACTCGTACCAGTAGAGCAACCCGAGAACGGCGAGTCCGACGGCAGAACCGGCGACGATACCGAGCCGAAAGGCGTAGGCGGCGGCCGGCCCCGGCGAAGTCCGAAGCGCGCGCATGATGAATTCTTTAACCCGCAGCCGGATAAGTGACCCGCGAGGCCAGTCCTCGTGTGTCACGTGCCGCGCGCACACGTTTCACG contains:
- a CDS encoding helix-turn-helix domain-containing protein, which produces MSITAKVHIEHDRLALAPTLRALDGVQIRVIMQTNTDPGATVFPFFIEYDDPEELHRMLDEDPTVESYELVDRTDGAGIYYLEHTPETKLISSVVTEVNGFLVHTETKGNGWLVRLLLPDKAALNTIWEYANENDISLDIIEIYSNDDAGTETSYGLTDEQEAALATAYERGYFGEPRDISLSEVAREMGLSSTAMSGRLRRGMRNLVAATIVERETEDEE